The genome window ACTTTTCAGAGTCCCCACAAAGGACTTCAGTTTACCCTTCACTGAGGACGGTGCTTCGCCTAATGCATCGGTAGCCTGATACATGGTAGTGCCCAGGCGAAGCTCTTTAATTCCTTCGGCGGCAAGTACCGACTTAATGTCCTGATTGGTTACCTTTTTTAACTCGAAAGCCGCGGTTTCGCTTTTCAGACCTGCCTTAGTGAATAATTCACGAAGGTATGCTCCGACAGTTGCCACCCGAAAAGGCCCCTCCGTCACCAGGAGTACATCGTTCTCCTCAATCAGAACAAAAGCATCGGCATGCTTGAAGGCGCGATCAGTAGGAGCGCTGGTGGATTGATCATTGTCATAGGCCGCAGCGACTTTAATCCCAATAGTGGTCATCTGCTCGCCAGGAACGCCGGCCCCAATCGCCAACCTTAATGACTCACCAGTTTTTGTTTCACGATGACGCACGCTTACAACCCCAAGCGTTGACATGCTTATATCTGTTTCGTCCATACGCCCAAGCTTGGTCATAGCTTGTCGCACCAGCTGCTCGAAATTCTTTGCTGGAGCTGCCCCTTCGAGGTAGGCAACACGGACGTAGTGAATGGTTTTATGGGCAGGACGACGGGACACTCGCAATTACTCCATTTGCTGGCAGATGGCTTCCATCCTGTAGGAATACCTTGTAAAAAGCCACAAATCGAGATGAACCATTAGTCGAAGTGGATGCATAGCAAACAGTTGCGATGCATTAATTTTTTCCTGAGCAATTCTCCTTACGCAACATCCGCTTGGGGAGAGAAACTCAACAGAATCGACGCCCCCTAATAAAACAGGGCCAACCCCTCCTCAACAGCACTGCCCACAAGCCAGTTTAATACTCCCTACTCCACAAACGTACGGCGAAGGCATCTCGGCTGTCCTACTCGCATGCACCGAGCGCCTACGGGCCTCAGGCGAAGGTGCTGATCATCCTTGACCAGATAGTGCATCGCATAGTGGACATGTGAACGGGCCTCCTGATCATTGCGATGAATTACACCGACTCCCAGCCTTCCCTCGAACCTATCCTTGTCCTGGTTGCAGCTATCGAAATACCCCCGCCCCTGGGTCACACGCCCCCATAGCTCACCAATCTGCCGTGCCTTGTAGATATCCCCGCGTATCTCTGCACCATTAAAGAAGAACGCAGCGTGGATGTGATAGCCCCGTCTTTCCCCCTGCTCCACTGCGCAGATAAAGCCGGTCTCATACTTGAAAATCGGATTGCGTTCACGCTCGGCGACGAACCTGTCCAGATCATCAAATACTTGCTCAACACGCTGCCTGGCTTGAGACACCCTGTGGTAATACAGATTGACCCTGACTACGACGGTGCGAGCGTAGCGATCCAGCACAGAGTCCGTATATTCACTGACCCTACTTTCCTGATCCCCTGCCTGGTAACGACGGTCACTTCTCTTGCGCCGATACCATTGCTCCCGAGTCAACTGACGAATCCTCACGACCAGTAGATTCATGCTGCCGCGATGGTCCAGATAGGCTGTTCTCTCTTCATTCAAGCAGACGGGACCGACAGGGCTACGCTCGATCCCGATATGCTGACAAGCCTCCCAGAACGCCTGCAGGTGCTCGCTGTAGCGGTATCGGGAGCGCTCATCAAACAAGTCGATCATTTGCTGGATATCATCGAAGTACCGGGAGAGCCTGGTCGGCAACATCTTCTCGTGACCTGAGCGTGGGACACTGAATCGGAACGCCGGAATATCATGTTGCTCGATGACTTTTACGAGTTGCTCAATCCGGATGGCGATATCGGATTGAGATAGGCTGGTTTGAGCGCTGCTGGTCATGTCTGTGTACCTGGTTGTTGTTTTCATACCAGATACCGTTTGTGCATTTTTTAACCGGCGGCCTACTCCCCAAATGAGCCGTGATCACTGGAGATTGATTACTCTCTGTTCGGTTGCTTACTGATGTCTGTTTATTGATTATCTGGAAGCTATATAACTAGATACAGCTCTGCCGGTAGTGAACGCTCCCGCTCCAGACGGCCTAATCAGAAAGCTATTGCCAAGCCAGGCAGGAAATTGACCAATCGGTCCCATGGGGGAGTTAGCTGAGAACCGCCTGTTCATCATTCGGCATAAAGGCCAGGACCGTCTCTTTGCCGGTCCTGGCCTTTATGCTTGATAGTCCAACCCCTTATCAAATCTCACACGCCCAGATCACGTGCCTCGATCCTGGCCAAGATCCAGTCGTGCACTTCTCCTTCGACCCAGCCAACGCAGCGATCTCCCAGCGAGACTGATTTTGGGAAGGTACCTTCGTCGATGTACTTGTAAATGGTAGACCGGGCCAGACCGGTCGAATTCATGACGTCTTTCAAGCGGATTATTCTCATGAACGGGGCTCCTCTGTTCGTTCAGAGGATTGGCAGGGACGGTAAAAAACTACCGTTCACCGGCGTGCTATTTCGCCAGTAGTATCTGCCCCAGCACATCAACAGACAGTTCACCTCCTGGCGGAGTCAGCAAGCCATACAAACATTGTTCTTCCTTGGATACCGCCGCTAAATCGGTAATTTCTCGAACCTCCACCAGATTAAAAAGCCCACGCTCTACTACATGCAGCGTTTCCGAAAACGCTACGCCAATACGAGGCAACGCCAGAACCGCCCGAGAAGGGTAGAATCCGCCCTTAAAAGCCTTATGAACCGCCTTCCGCACGGGGAGAAGAACGTAGTCCATCGATTTGAAATCAATGCCGGCTATCAAGGGCGATTTGCCCTTAAACCAGCCATTTCTGACATGATTCGCCATGTGATCCGCCTGATCGCACAAGTAGCTGGCAAGCAACTCAGAGCTCCCCGTATCGACAGCACCTGCAAGCAAATCGAGTTTAATTAACTGAACGAGTCCTGGTTTACCCCCACTGCGCATATCCCAATAGTGAGACAGCAGGTATCCAGCATACCAATCCAGCCTGCCCCTCAAAAAACTGGCCAGCCCCTTTTCGTGCTGATCATCAAAGAACTTACGAACACCAATATAACGTTGATTAAACGCCTCCTGCGCTGATGTGAAGATGTCATCCACGTGATCAATCGTGTCCTCCTGTCCAGGAAACCGAGTAACCGACACCAGCAACATCGGCAAGCTCTGTCCACAACTCAATTCCGAGTGGTGCAGATTGAGGTAGTAGATGCTTTTTGTTTTCTTGAAAATGACAGAGCCCGTCGCCCCCGGAACGTAGGCGCGAATCAAGCCACTATCGAGCAAGGTCCTAACTCGGTTTTTCAAGCGCACCTGGCTCAGTCCGGTTATCCGCGCCAGCTCAGCGCTTCCCAGATCCCTTACAACGCCAAATCGGTCTGCGCGAATCAACAGTGCAGCAAGCAGTACGCGATTCACCACGCTCACTCGCCCCTGCCCTCTGCTTGCCCGCACCTGAGCAAGAGGAGCAGTTGCTCTCTGTTCATCTTGCTGTGTGGCGATAGCTGATCGTTGATCAGCCACCTTGAGCTCATGCTGTAGCAGGTGGCGAATTACCTTTTCGTGAACAACCTCTGCCACGTCGTGTCGAGCAACCTGCTCTGCGTAGCTTGCGTCTAACTCATAGTGCCTTTTGGGGCGACCTTGCCCGCTCACCACATCTCGGCGAACCAATACCCCAGCAGCAACCAACGAATTTAAAGCCGTGCCAGCCTGGGTATCGGAGATTCCAAAACGCGCCGCCAGCTCCTTAACGCCCGCACTAATACCTCTAGGAACCAAACCGAGCTCAGCCAAACGGATCAGCAAATATTTCGCCTCAGGGCTGATTCCATTCGCCTCACTGCGCAGCACCGCAAGCAGTATATCGTTCACAAAGTCATCCAATACCCATGAGTGTTTCGATATTTTATCTTAATAATTACAGACTGTTTTTTATAAAAAACAATTACTTAGTAATTTACCAAGTAGATTACTAAGTAATAGAATGAAAAAAATCTAGATGGAAGCGCCATGGACAATCAAAAAGCAGACAGCTACTGGCTCAATCTGGAAGACCCAACTCAGCGCGAATGGGCTCGGAAACACCTACACAACAAGGGGGCGATATACCTAGACCAGCCAATCACATACAAGAGCCTCGATGGATGGCTGCAACAGGAAAGGGACAAAGACTCCGCACTCCTGGTGAGAATGCAGTCGGCCTGGGGCCAAGTTCAGCGAAGGAAAGAGAGCAAGCGGGCAGGAGAGAAAGCATGCAGCTTCGTACTTTCATCTAAGGCAAAGCGTCACCTGGATACGCTGGCGAAGCAGAACAAAGCCGGCATTAAAGATTTCCTTGAGACCCTACTCTCTGATGAGTACGAGCAGGCGAGCCAACAGAAAATCGCGACCAGGGACGCCGCCAAGAAGGCCGCAGAAAAGGAAAAGCTACTAAGGAAGAAACTTGAGGCCATCAACTCCGCTCTCCATGAGTGCATTACAGAACTGACGCAGCGCACCATAATGATGGAAACCGAAAACCTCTCAATCGACGACATCTCTGAAGAGCAAAAGAGCCGAAGCGCAGCGCTTCACTCGGAAACACTAAAAAAATTTATCGCCAAACCGCCGATGCTCCCTCGGGATGAAGTGTTTCCTCGCAGCATGGAAAGACAAACGTAGCCGAGACCCACGATGCGAATAGCACAAGCTCTGTTAGCGATGCTGGCCGCCCATCATGCCCCCCCCCAAGCCACCAAGCAAATCACATTGGCATTCCAAATGGCATTCCAGCCAAAAAACAAAACCAGACTTTCGTTTTTAAATCATAAGGTTGCGCTTCCTGTTCAGATTACCCCGGCGCATCAACAGAATCCGCCCAGTGCGGGTTCTGTTGTCTCTAGGGTTTGAAAAGCCCGACAGGACAGACCTTCAGAATTTTCCTTCAAGCTATCGCGCCCTTGATGAACTAGCGCACCCCGCGCCACAACGCTAACTTCCTCCCGTCGCTCCTAATCAGCGACCGGCTTTGACAGGCCGAAAAGTGTAATCTTTCACACCCCTTGATAAGACGGCATGCTTTACGCATTCCGCCTCGTTCATGGCGGCTGTGCGTGGGGCATCTTCGGGTGCGCCGGGTTCCTACACTTCCGGTCTGTCAACCCGCGTACAGCTGCCACCCATTCCTGTTTGACAAGGGGGCGGTAGCTCCTTAAACAGTGTGGGAGCTTCATCATGAAAAAGATCACCCCCAATCCCCCCTCCACAACCCTCTTCACCCTCGCCCCAGATCTCTCCCCCGAAACCCTGCTAATCCAAGCCAGCGAAACCCTCGCCTCACTCAACGCCGTGACCACCGACCTGGCCTTCGAACTCGAAGGTGCCAGCCGTCATAAGCTGCTGGCCAGCCAGCAATTGATCGTGCTGAGCGAACTGTTGGTAGAGCGAGTACTGGTCCTCACCCAAGACACACAAGCGTTCCAATAATAAAAAAGGCCGAGGAAACTCGGCCTTTTGCTGTCATCTGCCTCAAAAATCCCAGCGCGTCGTCACCATCACATTGCGCGGGTCACCGTAATACGCCGAGTCATAGAACCCGATATTGGTGAAGTACTTCTTGTCGAACACGTTGTTGACGTTCAGCGTGGCCGACAGGTTCTGGGTCAGCTGATAGCGCGCCATCACGTCCACCAGCCAATACGGGTCCTGGGTGAATTTTTCCGAACGACCGCCTCCCGGATAACCCCAGTTGCGTACGGTTTGCCAGCCCGCGCTCTGCCAGCGCGTGCCGCCGCCGAGGGTGAGTTTGTCCAGGCTGCCTTGGAGTTTGTAACTGGTATAGAGGGTGACCTGATCCTCGGGCTCCCAGGTCGCCACTTTCTTACCATCAGCATCGCGGGCGATCTTGTGGGTGTAGCCGGCTTGCAACTGCCAGCCAGGGGCGAGTTCGCCGGAGATTTCCGCTTCGTAACCTTTGGTTTTGCTCTCGGTGCCCATGTACGAATAGTCGACGGCCGGTTGGGAGTTCCAGGCGGTATCGGCGATCGGGCGATTGGTCTCGTGTACTTCGAAGTAGGCGAGGCTGGCGTTCAGGCGGCCATCGAAGAATTCGCCCTTGAGGCCGATCTCGTAGTTTTTGCCTTCGTCCGGTTCAAGCATGGTGTTGGTGCGGTCGCGATACTGGGTTTGCGGCTTGAAGATTTCGGTGTAGCTGGCGTAGGCGGTGAGGTTTTCGTTGAGGTCGTACGTCAGGCCGGCGTACGGCACGACTTTGCCGCTTTCTTCGGTGTCGCTGGTGCCGGTGACTTGATAGTTGGCCACCCGCGTGCCCAGCAACAGGTGCATCGCGTCGGTCAGGCTGAAGCGTCCGGTGATGTAGGTGCCGGTCTGGCGCGTGATTTCATCACTGAAGCGGGAGGCCTTGCCCCATGCCGGTTCAATGGCTTCGCCGTGCCAGTTGTAAAAGTCATAGGAATTGTTGAAGTAGACAGGGTTACGGTAGTCCTTGCCCTTCCAGCGAGAGCTCGACACGGACTGCCCGATCACCAATTCATGCTCACGCCCAAACAGTTCAAACGGCCCCGACGCGTACACATCCAGACTGTCGCTGGTGGTGTCGCCGGTGTATTTGGCGGCATAGATCGAACTGGCGGTGGCGGAGTCCTGGGAGATGTAGCCCAGCGGCGCGTCATAGCCATTGACCTGATGGTTGTACTGGCCTTTGGTGACCCAGCCGTTGTCGAAGCTGTGTTCCAGGGTGGCGAACACGGTGTGGCTGTATTGTTGCCATGAACCCCACTTGGGCCCGTTGTTGAACGAGCGCGGCAGGTCGAGTTTGTTGCCCGTGGCGTCGAAGATGGTGCGGGTGCCGGTCCAGCTGGAACCTTTGGGGTCGCTATCCTGGTAGTCGGCGCCCAGGCTCAGCAGGGTGTCAGGGGTCAGGTCGACTTCGAGGATGCCATAGAGCACGCTGGTCTTGCGCGAGTAGTGATCGAGGAACGACTTTTTGTCCTGGTATGCCGCCACCGCGCGGCCACGCACGTTGCCGGTGTCGGTCAGGGGGCCGCTGACGTCGACCTGGGAACGGTAGTTGTCCCAGGAGCCCGCGCCCAGTTCGATGCTGCTCTTGAACTCGGAGGTCGGCTTCTTGCGGATCAGGTTGATGGTGCCGCCCGGGCCACCGGCACCGGTGAGCAGGCCGGTGGCGCCCTTGAGCACTTCGACGCGGTCGTAGATCGCCATGTCGGTCATGGTCTGCCCTGCCGAGTATTGGGCGTCGCGCAGGGTCGGAATGCCGTCGTACTGGAAGTTCTCGATGGAGAAACCACGCGAGTAATAGTTGGTGCGCTCGGTGTCATAGGTCGACACGGTGATGCCTGGCGTGTGGCGCATTACGTCATCGATGGAGTTGAGGCCGAAGTCATCCATGACCTGGCGGGTGACCACCGAGATCGATTGTGGTGTTTCCCGTGGTGTCAGTACCAGGCGCGTGGCCGTGGCGATGGTGCCCGGGGTATACGAGCCCGTGCCTTCGGTGACCGTGCCGAGTTGGTTGGCGCTGACTTGGGTGGTCTGCAACTCTACCTTGCCGTCCTGGGACAACGGCCTGGCCACCACGCGATAGCCGCCTTGCTCGCGCTCAGCCTGCAAACCCGCCGGGCTCAACAGGCGCTCCAGGCCTTCGTCCACCGAGAAATTGCCTTTCAGGCCTTTGCTCTGAATGCCGGCTGCCAGCGCCGAATCAATGCCGATCATCACGCCCGCTTGCTGCCCAAAGGCCCCCAACACGCGGTCCAGGCTACCGGGCGAAATGTCATACGCCCGAGGTTGGGATTGTTGCTGGGTAGGCGCCGCAGTGGCGGCCATGATGCTGTGGCTTGCGGTTGCCACCGATAAACCGAGGATAACGGTGCGCAAAGCGCTGACGCGGCTGAGCATAAAGACTGTCCTGTCATGAAAGGGTTGGGTGGACGCTTTTTTCTGCGTCTTACCTGTCTTGATGCTTGAGATGGGAAAACCTGCCACGCGGTGAACACTATTTTTCGGTCAGGCGGGCACGACGGTCGCCAGGTAGCCAAACACCCGCTGCACGCGCACGGGCAACACCTTGGCCAGCAGGTCGAGGCTGGCTTCGGGCTGGTCCAGCGAGAACGAACCTGACACCTGCAAACTCGCCACCGCAGGGTCGCAGCGCAGCACGCCACGCCGGTAGCGGTCGAGTTCTTCGAGTACTGCGCCGAGCGGCATGCGCTCGGCGATCAACAGGCCCTGGGTCCAGGCGTCGGCGGTGGATGGCATGGCTGCCGGCTGACTGCTCTGGAGACGATTGAAGGTCAACTGCTGGCCCAAACCGAGTTGCGTGCTGGCACCGTGCAACGGCTCGACAGAGGCGCTGCCCGAGAGCATCTGCACCTGCGTACCCTGCTGGCGAAGCAGGTCATGGCTGATGATGATCTGTGAGAGTGCCGCAGGCCGTACCCAGCCATTGGCAGTCTGGACCGCAATGTCGGCGCGCGGGCCTGTGGTCAACAGCAGCCGACCGAGGTTCAGCGCCAAGTGGGCGCCACGGATATCCACAGCGGTGCGCGTATCCAACTGCAATTCCCCGGCATTGGCCAGGCGCAGGTGCCGTCTCTCCCCGGTAGCGGTGTGGTAATCGCTGAACAGCTCCGGCAACAGCGCCCGCTCGCGCACACTCAGGCCAACGGCGGTGGCCACGCTCAGGCCGGCGAGGCCCTTGAGCACGGTGCGCCGCGACGGAACACTGCGTGCACGCAACAATTGGCGGGCGCTGGGCGCGGGCAATGTGTGCGTGTGGAGGCGCATGTCGCGGCTGAGCCCAGCCAAACGCTGCCAGGCCAACTCATGTTGCGGGTTATCGTTGCGCCACTGCTGGCAAGCCTGCTGCTCGGCGGCGCCGCAGGTGCCCGATTGCAGCGCGACCATCCAGTTCAGCGCCTGTTCCAACACGTGCTCGTCCAGAGGCTGATTATTGGCGGGCTTGAAACGGTTCATGCCGCGTAAACCGCCAGGTAGCAATGGCGATAGGCTTTAAGCATGGCTTTTTGCACCACATTCACGCTGAGGTCCATGTGCTCGGCGATCTGTGGATAAGTCAGGCCATCCAACTGGGACAGCAGGAAGATCTCGCGCACCTTGCTGCCCAACCCGTCCAGCACCTGGCCGACGGCGTCTAACGCCTCAAGCACCAGCAAACGGGTTTCCGGCGACGGCATGTGTTCGGGCTCCAGGATCATCAGCGACTGTTCATACGCTCGCTCCAACGCCTGGCGACGGAAGTATTGCCCGCATAAACGGCTGGCGACAGTCGTAAGGTAGGCTCGCGGCTCACGAAAAACCGGCACGCTGCCGCTGCTCAGGATCCGCACAAAGGTGTCCTGTGCCAGATCCAAAGCCTGCTCCTGAGCCCCCAACTTGCGCCGCAGCAACTGCACCACCCAGCTGTGGTGCTGGGCGTAGAGTTCGCCCACGACCTGATGGGCAGAAGAAGGTGAGGCCATCGGTGTGATATCCAGGGGACGGCTAAGGAAAGTCACACATGATAATACTTCTCATTAGAGACGGGTTAGGAGTTTCTTCCCTGCTTTAGGAAGGTGTTTAGCTGTCACGGATTATCGACATGGGCTACTTGCGCCGACGTAGGCCGCCGGAAAAGTCCTGCAGGTTGGCGCGACTGGGATGAACTGGCGCGGATTGAATTGCTCGAATACGCTTCAAACGACTGCTCGTCTGCCGATGATTGAACGCGATCACTTGAGCACGCACACTCCAGCACGCCAACTCACGACAAGGAGGCCGTTCATGCAAAGCATCATGTCGCCCAGCCCCCTAGTGGGCGTTGGTCTCTATACACCCAGTGAAGCGTCGCTCTACACCGGCATTCCTGCGTCAGATATTCGTAGATGGTTGTTTGGCTATCGTGCCAATGGCATTCATCATCCGGGCCTCTGGCAATCGGAACTCAGGGATGTGAACGATTGCATACTCAGTTTCCACGACCTGCTCGAAATCCGCTTCGTGCACGCATTTCGTCAGCATGGAGTGAGCTTGCAAGCCATTCGCTGCGCCTCTTGGCAAGCCTCTGAACTGTTTGGCCAATCCTATCCATTTACCTACAAACGCTTCCAAACAGACGGCCGCAACATTTTCGCCACTGTTCTGGATGAAACAGGCGACGAGACACTGCTGGACCTGATCAAAAAACAGTACGCGTTCAAGCAGGTGATCAGCCCATCGTTGTACGAAGGGATCGACTACACCGGCAAGGGTTCTGCCCAACGCTGGTATCCGATAAAACGCAGCAAGGCAATCGTCCTGGACCCCGCCAGAAATTTCGGGAAACCAGTACTGACGGGGGCCGGTATCGACACAGCCGCACTGTTCAGTGCTTATGAGGCGGAAGGACAGGATACGAAACGTATTGCCCTGCTCTATGAGATCCCCACATCTGCTGTAAAGGCCGCTATCGACTTCGAACAAAGGCATGCGGCTTGAACTTCCTTCTGGACCACAACCTGCCACCTGCGCTAGCGCGAGCCTTGAATGAGCTTTCACACGTCCATGAGCATGGCGTAGTCCCACTCAAGGATAAATTCCCTCAGAGTGCGAGTGACATTTCCTGGATATCAGTGCTTCGCGATGAAGGCGACTGGGTTGTTATCTCTCAAGATCGATTTACCAAAGGGCATGCTGAAAAACAGGCATTCCGAGACTGCGGGCTGCCCATTTTTTGCCTGGCGAAACATTGGAGCAGCGAGACCTACTGGAATAAGGCACACAATCTTGTTCGCTGGTGGCCGGCAATCATGAAGCAATCAGCGTTGATAAGGGGAGGCGCCGCGTTCAGCGTGCCGTGGCGTTTTTCTGCGCCGGGTAAATTTGACCAGATAAAGATGTAAAGCCTTCAGCGCAAAATAGTCCCTGTCTGGAATCCCTCCGCACTTCCCATTACCCTGACGCCTTCTATCAGACACCCGGAAGTCCGATACCCGTGCTCAAGCCACTCGCCATCCTCACCCTTGCCTGCGCCCCTCTGCTTGCAAACGCCGCCGACCTGGCCGGTGTCTGGACTGGCACCTTGGGCAAGTCCGCGATCACCGCGTGTTTCAACGGTGCCCACGGCGCCAATGGCAGTTACTACTACCAACGCATCCTGACGCCCATTCAGCTCACTCAAGCCAACGCCAGTGAGCCGTGGGCCGAGGAAGGGCAAACCGGGTTCTGGCAGTTGGATGAGCCGCAGGGCGACACGCTGACCGGCACCTGGAGCAAAACCCTCGGCGGTAAAAGCCTGGCGCTGATGCTCAAACGCGCGGACACCGACGGTTGCGCCAGCGATGCCTATAACAATGCGCTTGAAGCCGTGCCACCCGCGGTAAAGGTCGAGCGAAAAACCTTCGCCGAACACGCCTATCAAGTGAAGACCCAAGGGGGCCAGGTCATCCTGAAACTCGAAGGCGACGGTGCGGCCATCGACAAGATCAACCGCGAGCTCGCGCGCATGGCCATCAACCCGGACGGCCAGGCCGATTTCTACAGGGAGCGGCGCAACTCACTGGACCAGAGCGGCGGCACCACCACCAGCGAGATCGCGGTGGAACCGTTCTACTGGTCATCGCAATGGATCACCGTGCGTTTCTATCGCTGGTCGGCGGGCTACGGGCGGGGAGGCATCAGTTGGGGCCTGCACAGTTGGAACCTGCAAACCGGTGACAAGGTCGACCCCTGGACGTGGTTGGGCGGCCATGAGCAATGGGACACGCCCTACTCGGGTCAGGTCAAACTGCCGGCCGCTTTCAGCACCTGGCTGGCCAAGCAGACCACCACGGACGAAGGGTGCCCGGCCGTGACCAGTTATTCCTCGTTCGACTTGAGCTTCAACACCCAGGGCCTGCAACTGTCGACACCCGCCCAGGGCGATGGCTGCGATAACGAACTGAGCTTTACCTGGGAGCAATTGGAGCCTGTGCTGACCCCGCAAGGTAAAGCCGCACTGCCCAGCTTGATGGCGCCGTGACCTACCTTACAAAAAACCCACATTCGTTCACGAAATATTCAGAAACGCCGACGGATACTAGCCCATTGCAATGACCGTTCCCCCGGACGGTCCTCCTGCCCTGGTAGCCACATTCATGACGCGTCCCGTTCCCCTGCTGTTCCTGCTTGCTGGTCTGTTGTTCTTCTTTGCGCTGGGTAACCACGAGTTGCAAGGTTCCACCGAAGCCCGCGTGGCCGGGATCGCCATGGCCATGCACCTGGACAATAACTGGGTGGTGCCCCAGTTGTTTCGTGAACCCTTCCTGGAAAAACCACCCCTGAGCCTGTGGATCGATGCCGGGGCGATTCGCCTGTTTGGCGGCACCACCTGGGCGGTGCGCCTGGCGTCGGCGTTTGCCGGGTTGTTCAGCGTGATGCTGCTTTACACAATGCTGCGCAAGTTCTGCCGACCGCAGACGCTGGCGTTCAGCGCGGCGCTGATCCTGGCGACCATGGCCAGTTATTGGAGCAATGCCCGAGGTGTGGGTGAGGATTCGCTGCTCACCCTCGGCGTAACCACTGCGCTGCTGGCGTTTTACCAGGCCGTGCGACCCGATCGTGAAGGGTCAAGCACCGGCGCATGGGCACTGTTTACCGCCGGGATGGTGATCGCCACCCTCAGCAAAGGCGTGCTGGGCCTGGCGATGCCAGGCATTGTGATTTTTGTGTACCTGGCCAGTACCAGCGTCATGGACAAGCGCCTGCGCCTTGGCGACTGGCTCAAGCCCGCGCTGTTCACCTTGCTGGCGCTGGTGCCATTGGTGATCTGGCTGGGCTTTCTTTACCAGCGCGGCGGCATGCAAGCGGTGGCCGAAGTGCTGTTGACCAACAGTGTCGGCCGGTTCAGCGGTTCGTTTGTCGAGGCGGGCCATTACGAGCCGTTCTACTACTACATCGCCAAGCTGCCGGAGGCATTCCTGCCCTGGAACATCCTGGTGTACCTGGGCCTGTGGCACTTCCGTAAAACCCTGGTGCGCAACCGCTACCGCCTGTTCTTCAGCGTCTGGCTGGTGGCGCAATTTACCCTGCTGACCCTGGCGTCGAGCAAGCGCACGGTGTACCTGATGGCCCTCACCCCAGCCGCAGCCGTACTGGCCGCGGAGTATGCACGGGTGCTGCTGGAATGGCTGAAAGCCCACAAACCTGCGCTTTACACGCATCACAAAACCATCGTGGGTGGCGTTTTCACCCTGGCCATAGGCTGCTACCTGATCGCCGCGTTCTGGTTTGCGCCCAAAGCGGACGTGCGTCAGTCGTTCGTCCCGGTGATCAGCCAGGTTCAGGCGTTCAAGGATGAAGGCAAGGAAGTGGTGCTGTTCCAGCCCAACGAGCGCATCGCCGGGGCCAGCGTGTTCTATCTGCAGGCCTACTTGCCGATCCTGCAAACCGAGGCCGAGCTGCACAGCTACCTCGGCGCCAAGCCCGGCAACGTTGCATTGCTGGACCATACCAACGACCTGACCACCCCGGTGAAGGTGGTCAAGGAAATGGCGATCAATCGCCAGCCTTACTACTTCGTGGAGCAGTAAGGCCGGCACGGGGCATCAGTGCTTGGTGACCTTGTCCAGGTAACCCATGGCAAACGCCGAGATCACGAAGGTCATGTGGATGATCACGTACCACATCAGATGCTGCGGATCGACGTTCTTGGCGTCCATGAAGATGCGCA of Pseudomonas azotoformans contains these proteins:
- a CDS encoding YagK/YfjJ domain-containing protein: MTSSAQTSLSQSDIAIRIEQLVKVIEQHDIPAFRFSVPRSGHEKMLPTRLSRYFDDIQQMIDLFDERSRYRYSEHLQAFWEACQHIGIERSPVGPVCLNEERTAYLDHRGSMNLLVVRIRQLTREQWYRRKRSDRRYQAGDQESRVSEYTDSVLDRYARTVVVRVNLYYHRVSQARQRVEQVFDDLDRFVAERERNPIFKYETGFICAVEQGERRGYHIHAAFFFNGAEIRGDIYKARQIGELWGRVTQGRGYFDSCNQDKDRFEGRLGVGVIHRNDQEARSHVHYAMHYLVKDDQHLRLRPVGARCMRVGQPRCLRRTFVE
- a CDS encoding helix-turn-helix transcriptional regulator, which encodes MRIIRLKDVMNSTGLARSTIYKYIDEGTFPKSVSLGDRCVGWVEGEVHDWILARIEARDLGV
- a CDS encoding DUF433 domain-containing protein, giving the protein MFGYRANGIHHPGLWQSELRDVNDCILSFHDLLEIRFVHAFRQHGVSLQAIRCASWQASELFGQSYPFTYKRFQTDGRNIFATVLDETGDETLLDLIKKQYAFKQVISPSLYEGIDYTGKGSAQRWYPIKRSKAIVLDPARNFGKPVLTGAGIDTAALFSAYEAEGQDTKRIALLYEIPTSAVKAAIDFEQRHAA
- a CDS encoding TonB-dependent siderophore receptor — its product is MLSRVSALRTVILGLSVATASHSIMAATAAPTQQQSQPRAYDISPGSLDRVLGAFGQQAGVMIGIDSALAAGIQSKGLKGNFSVDEGLERLLSPAGLQAEREQGGYRVVARPLSQDGKVELQTTQVSANQLGTVTEGTGSYTPGTIATATRLVLTPRETPQSISVVTRQVMDDFGLNSIDDVMRHTPGITVSTYDTERTNYYSRGFSIENFQYDGIPTLRDAQYSAGQTMTDMAIYDRVEVLKGATGLLTGAGGPGGTINLIRKKPTSEFKSSIELGAGSWDNYRSQVDVSGPLTDTGNVRGRAVAAYQDKKSFLDHYSRKTSVLYGILEVDLTPDTLLSLGADYQDSDPKGSSWTGTRTIFDATGNKLDLPRSFNNGPKWGSWQQYSHTVFATLEHSFDNGWVTKGQYNHQVNGYDAPLGYISQDSATASSIYAAKYTGDTTSDSLDVYASGPFELFGREHELVIGQSVSSSRWKGKDYRNPVYFNNSYDFYNWHGEAIEPAWGKASRFSDEITRQTGTYITGRFSLTDAMHLLLGTRVANYQVTGTSDTEESGKVVPYAGLTYDLNENLTAYASYTEIFKPQTQYRDRTNTMLEPDEGKNYEIGLKGEFFDGRLNASLAYFEVHETNRPIADTAWNSQPAVDYSYMGTESKTKGYEAEISGELAPGWQLQAGYTHKIARDADGKKVATWEPEDQVTLYTSYKLQGSLDKLTLGGGTRWQSAGWQTVRNWGYPGGGRSEKFTQDPYWLVDVMARYQLTQNLSATLNVNNVFDKKYFTNIGFYDSAYYGDPRNVMVTTRWDF
- a CDS encoding DUF6124 family protein produces the protein MKKITPNPPSTTLFTLAPDLSPETLLIQASETLASLNAVTTDLAFELEGASRHKLLASQQLIVLSELLVERVLVLTQDTQAFQ
- a CDS encoding DUF4880 domain-containing protein; translation: MNRFKPANNQPLDEHVLEQALNWMVALQSGTCGAAEQQACQQWRNDNPQHELAWQRLAGLSRDMRLHTHTLPAPSARQLLRARSVPSRRTVLKGLAGLSVATAVGLSVRERALLPELFSDYHTATGERRHLRLANAGELQLDTRTAVDIRGAHLALNLGRLLLTTGPRADIAVQTANGWVRPAALSQIIISHDLLRQQGTQVQMLSGSASVEPLHGASTQLGLGQQLTFNRLQSSQPAAMPSTADAWTQGLLIAERMPLGAVLEELDRYRRGVLRCDPAVASLQVSGSFSLDQPEASLDLLAKVLPVRVQRVFGYLATVVPA
- a CDS encoding sigma-70 family RNA polymerase sigma factor, giving the protein MASPSSAHQVVGELYAQHHSWVVQLLRRKLGAQEQALDLAQDTFVRILSSGSVPVFREPRAYLTTVASRLCGQYFRRQALERAYEQSLMILEPEHMPSPETRLLVLEALDAVGQVLDGLGSKVREIFLLSQLDGLTYPQIAEHMDLSVNVVQKAMLKAYRHCYLAVYAA